The DNA window tgacctaatGAATTCAAAATATTCCCAGTTAACCACCCAGCTCAGGGGTATAATTACATTGATCATAAGAATGCTTGGTTTAGAGCTTTTTTAGTTAGACCCTTCAACCACTCTTGGTTCATAACTTTCCACCACAACTGTGATAAACAACCTCTCGTCTGGTTTGTTGATTGGTGGAGAAAAATGGGGTCTTCTATCAAAATTCTTCCTCTTCAAATTCAAGAAGGTTTTAATGTCTTTGCAGAGTTTTCGACtcaaaaaaattatcaaaagctCATCGTCTTCCACGCTGAATTCAAAATTCCTTGGATTTTTGCATGGGATTTCAATTTTGAGAAAATTTATCCAGACCCTACCCCTTATTCTCTGACAAGGGTCTATAAAGTCAAATGGTGGGCGAGGttccaaaatcatattggaACTGAACTGGCTGTTAGACATTTTTTAAGCCaacctatttttatgtcatttagtacctaacacatattgtataatgaaagtttgtaggtcacaGCCTTAACAGATACTCTGCCGTGGTTCTATTCATCTCAGACCTCAGCGAAGGAGAAGGCTCCTTCTCATAAGTTTCTAAAGCCTCCTTGGCCTCTGTTTCAGCTTTCTTCAACCTCTCAAAGATATCCCCAAAAATAACACGATTCCAGATTTTCAAGCTTCTTTTAAGCCGGCTCAGCTTAAGTTGCACAATTGTCATTCCCCTTGTGCCAGTATCCTCCTTCCAACATCTTTCCACCTCTTGCAAAAACAAATGATGCCTTACCCACATACTCTGAAAGCGAAAGGATGGCCTAATTCTCGGGCCAGGGACTCGGCTCACTATCAAAAGAGGGCAATGATCTGACAGAATTCTTGGAAGATTGGTAACTCTTGTTGCTTCAAACACATTTGCCCAGCCTTCTCCAATAAGCACTATGTCCAACCTCTCAAAGGTATCTCCCCTCGCCCATGTGAACTTAGGTCCATCAGCCCCTACATCCAATAGCTGGCAGTCACTGATGGTTTCCACAAACTCCATCATCTCCCTAGTTCTCTTCTTATTACCTCCTTGTCTTTCCTCTTCAGAAACAAAAATGTTAAAATCGCCCCCCACCAACCAAGGCTGACCATCCAGCTTCGCAGCAAGCTTTCTGAGCTTGCTCCACATCCCAATTCTTCCTTTTCTAGAGCATTTCCCGTAAGCCACCGAATCAAAGAAAGGGACAGGTATCATAGAAGTAATGAACCGAGCATGCAAGATCTGCTCTGAATCATCCCACCTATCAACTTCCATTCCTTCAGccacaaaaatccaaatctGCCCATTGCAGTTGCATCCCTTGAATTGAAGACCAAAGATCCTGCTAAAGAAATCCGGCTTCGGCTTTATCAGAGGTTCAATAATGGCCAAAACCATAATCTTATTATCTTTCACTAAACGCTTGATGATGCTTTGAGTGTTAATGTTTGCCACACCCCTAGCATTCCATATTAATATGTTAAGAGACATATCAACAAAGTACAGGTGGA is part of the Salvia splendens isolate huo1 chromosome 6, SspV2, whole genome shotgun sequence genome and encodes:
- the LOC121808984 gene encoding uncharacterized protein LOC121808984 yields the protein MVLAIIEPLIKPKPDFFSRIFGLQFKGCNCNGQIWIFVAEGMEVDRWDDSEQILHARFITSMIPVPFFDSVAYGKCSRKGRIGMWSKLRKLAAKLDGQPWLVGGDFNIFVSEEERQGGNKKRTREMMEFVETISDCQLLDVGADGPKFTWARGDTFERLDIVLIGEGWANVFEATRVTNLPRILSDHCPLLIVSRVPGPRIRPSFRFQSMWVRHHLFLQEVERCWKEDTGTRGMTIVQLKLSRLKRSLKIWNRVIFGDIFERLKKAETEAKEALETYEKEPSPSLRSEMNRTTAEYLLRL